Proteins found in one Sardina pilchardus chromosome 3, fSarPil1.1, whole genome shotgun sequence genomic segment:
- the gucy2ca gene encoding guanylyl cyclase C — protein MLALRCLLGLLFLTWLIQGDFLDNCLSRQFNLNVVLLEDENVDWSLRYVEDAVYSAIEKNKALNEAAGLTYAINPNFTGFNTTLYRRRGCQSSSCEGVQILKSLYETDSAGCAMLGPSCTYATFQLVDQEVGFILTIPIISAGSFGLSCDNKPNLTRLLPPARKISNFFRHFWNVTGNDVKKTKWETAYVYKQEEYSEECFWYINALEASSFNFAKEVNRKMLRSLPEIRNSLGDPKRHSNIFILCGTPDDIREIKETSPSIHPDIVFILIDVYNENYYLNETAEPYMKDVLVFSLPNTRNYSGVDWTSNQSMINDYVAGYHDGVLLFGEVIRQQLIQKKAGGSSVTPHFTNPFRNIEFDGLGGHYVLDEYGDRDVNFSLMYVSNVALKYKILFEFQSATNTVVLVDSSPSLSWARSMLPDDKPEKKDNEAQNIIVIVLGISVVIVTGIALIFYRQNRKERQKQTRWSHIQPELIAQLYDKKHSMISLRIDEEQRDSGVYVRKAHYDKKPVILKELRNTDGNFSDDQRIELNSLLRIDYYNLTKFYGTVKFEYGVFGVFEFCERGSLRYILDDKISYPEETFMDLEFKISVIYDIAKGMSYLHSSNIGVHGRLKSTNCVLDNRMVVKITDFGCHTILSPSKDLWTAPEHLREQGISQKGDVYSFAIVAHEILLRERPFYMETNLDVAEKLKRVQYPNGPLYFRPDLNFETGNEREVELNVLIKNCWDEDPEKRPDFKKIEGSVAKIFSNVHNHANESYMDTLIRRLQMYSRNLEHLVEERTALYKAERDRADRLNFMLLPGPVVRSLKETGHVEPELFDEVTIYFSDIVGFTTLCHYSTPMEVVDMLNDIYKNFDSILDHHDVYKVETIGDAYMVASGLPRRNGNRHAVDIAHMALDILAFMGTFRLRHLPSLPLWIRIGVHSGPCAAGVVGNKMPRYCLFGDTVNTAARMESTGQPLRIHVSQSTINILQRTDCKFEYEKRGETYLKGKGKEMTYWLTGVTGQKYDLPTPPTEENFQRLQQDLAQMIESGLEKGGATRRGKTLSTRQRKRDRRSSQGSQGLPEYFHLADPSTYL, from the exons ATGCTGGCTTTGCGATGCTTGCTCGGTCTGTTGTTTCTCACTTGGCTGATACAGGGGGACTTCCTGGACAATTGCCTCAGCAGACAGTTTAATCTGAACGTGGTGCTTTTGGAAGACGAGAATGTGGACTGGAGCTTGAGATATGTGGAAGATGCTGTCTACTCAGCAATTGAGAAGAACAAGGCGTTAAATGAAGCTGCCG GCCTAACATATGCAATAAACCCAAATTTCACGGGGTTCAACACCACCTTGTACAGGAGAAGAGGTTGCCAAAGCAGCAGCTGTGAAGGAGTGCAGATACTGAAGTCACTATAT GAGACTGATTCCGCTGGCTGTGCCATGCTGGGTCCATCGTGCACATACGCCACTTTTCAGCTGGTCGA TCAGGAAGTGGGCTTCATCCTGACCATTCCCATCATCTCGGCGGGCAGCTTCGGCCTGTCATGTGACAACAAGCCCAACTTGACACGCCTGCTGCCCCCAGCCCGCAAGATCTCCAACTTCTTCCGGCACTTCTGGAATGTCACCGGCAACGACGTCAAAAAGACCAAGTGGGAAACAGCCTATGTGTACAAGCAGGAAGAATATTCAGAGGAGTGCTTCTG GTACATCAATGCCCTGGAGGCCTCCTCATTCAATTTTGCCAAAGAAGTCAATAGAAAGATGCTACGCAGTTTGCCTGAGATACGAAATAGCCTCGGAGACCCTAAGAGACACAGCAACA TATTCATTCTATGTGGAACACCAGATGACATTAGAGAAATTAAAGAGACATCACCTTCCATTCACCCCGACATCGTCTTCATCCTCATCGACGTTTACAA tgAAAATTATTACCTTAACGAGACAGCCGAGCCATACATGAAGGATGTGCTGGTGTTCTCGCTACCCAACACAAGGAATTACAGTGGAGTAGACTGGACCTCCAACCAAAGCATG ATAAACGACTATGTGGCAGGTTACCATGATGGTGTGTTGCTGTTTGGTGAAGTGATAAGACAACAGTTAATCCAGAAGAAGGCTGGGGGATCTTCAGTTACACCGCATTTCACCAATCCTTTCAGGAATATTGAATTTGACG GCCTGGGAGGTCACTATGTTCTGGATGAGTATGGAGACAGGGATGTTAATTTCTCCCTCATGTACGTCTCCAATGTTGCGCTGAAG TATAAAATCCTATTTGAGTTTCAATCGGCCACAAATACCGTGGTGCTGGTCGACAGCAGCCCTTCCTTAAGCTGGGCAAGATCAATGCTCCCAGATGACAAACCAGAAAAAAAAG ATAATGAGGCTCAAAACATCATTGTGATTGTCCTTGGCATCAGTGTGGTGATCGTAACAGGCATTGCTTTGATCTTCTACAG ACAGAACAGGAAGGAGCGTCAGAAGCAGACCAGATGGTCCCATATCCAGCCTGAACTGATCGCCCAGCTGTATGACAAGAAGCACAGCATGATATCTCTCAGG ATTgatgaggaacagagagatagTGGTGTTTACGTCCGTAAGGCTCACTATGACAAGAAG CCTGTCATCCTTAAAGAGCTAAGGAACACCGATGGGAACTTCAGTGATGACCAGAGGATAGAACTGAATTCT CTCTTGAGGATTGACTATTACAACCTGACCAAATTCTACGGCACAGTGAAGTTTGAGTATGGTGTGTTTGGAGTTTTTGAGTTTTGTGAAAGAGGCTCGCTAAGG TACATTCTAGATGACAAAATCTCCTACCCTGAAGAGACTTTCATGGATTTGGAGTTTAAAATTTCTGTCATTTATGACATAGCTAAG GGGATGTCCTATCTCCACTCAAGCAATATTGGTGTGCATGGGCGTCTCAAGTCCACCAACTGTGTGCTGGACAACCGCATGGTGGTGAAGATCACAGACTTTGGTTGTCATACAATCCTCAGCCCTAGCAAAG ATCTGTGGACAGCTCCAGAACATCTGCGTGAGCAGGGCATCTCCCAGAAGGGTGATGTGTACAGCTTTGCCATCGTGGCCCACGAGATTCTCCTGAGGGAGAGACCTTTCTACATGGAGACCAACTTAGATGTGGCAG AGAAGCTTAAAAGGGTTCAGTATCCAAATGGACCTCTGTACTTCAGGCCCGACCTCAACTTTGAGACAGGcaatgagagagaggtggag CTAAATGTGTTGATTAAAAACTGTTGGGATGAAGATCCAGAGAAGAGACCTGACTTCAAAAAGATTGAGGGATCAGTAGCAAAGATCTTCAG caacgTCCACAACCATGCCAACGAGAGCTACATGGACACCCTGATTCGGCGGCTGCAGATGTACTCTCGTAACCTGGAGCacctggtggaggagaggaccgCTCTGTACAAGGCCGAGAGGGACAGGGCCGATCGCCTCAACTTCATGCTGTTGCCAGG GCCGGTGGTGCGCTCGCTGAAGGAGACGGGTCACGTGGAGCCTGAGCTCTTTGACGAGGTCACCATCTACTTCAGCGACATCGTGGGCTTCACCACCCTCTGCCACTACAGCACGCCCATGGAGGTGGTGGACATGCTCAACGACATCTACAAGAACTTCGACAGCATCCTGGACCATCACGATGTCTACAAG GTGGAGACGATTGGCGATGCCTACATGGTGGCGTCGGGGCTGCCCCGGCGCAATGGGAACAGACACGCTGTGGACATCGCCCACATGGCACTGGACATCCTGGCCTTCATGGGCACCTTCCGGCTGCGCCACCTGCCAAGCCTGCCGCTGTGGATCCGCATCGGTGTGCACTCAG GCCCTTGTGCTGCAGGGGTGGTGGGGAACAAAATGCCACGGTACTGCTTGTTTGGGGACACGGTCAACACCGCCGCGCGCATGGAGTCAACTGGACAAC CTCTCAGAATCCATGTCAGTCAGTCCACCATCAACATCCTTCAGAGGACGGACTGCAAGTTCGAGTACGAGAAGCGGGGGGAGACATACCTGAAG GGGAAAGGTAAAGAGATGACGTACTGGCTGACAGGAGTCACGGGGCAGAAGTACGACCTCCCGACACCGCCGACAGA GGAGAACTTCCAGCGGCTGCAGCAGGACCTGGCGCAGATGATCGAGTCCGGCCTGGAGAAGGGTGGCGCGACCCGACGGGGCAAGACCCTCTCCACCCGGCAGAGGAAACGAGACCGCCGTAGCAGCCAGGGGAGCCAGGGCCTGCCTGAGTACTTCCACCTGGCCGACCCCAGCACCTACCTGTAG
- the LOC134076645 gene encoding phosphomannomutase 1-like: MMDEIRCFSSNRNILCLFDVDGTLTSPREKIDPQLDAFFQSLRKKVKIGVVGGSDYCKIAEQLGDGDEVIHKYDYVFAENGTVQYKDGKLLSKQAIQNQLGEELLQDLINFCLRYMGLIKLPKKRGTFIEFRNGMLNISPIGRSCTPEERLEFSEIDKREKIREKFVQALQEEFAGKGLRFTRGGLISFDVFPEGWDKRLCLQVLEAEGLDAIYFFGNETDLGGNDYEIFEDPRTIGFTVYSPKDTARLCQEIFFNAPPNES; encoded by the exons ATGATGGACGAGATACGTTGCTtttcctcaaacagaaacaTCTTGTGCTTATTTGATGTGGATGGCACGCTGACTTCGCCAAGAGAG AAGATCGACCCGCAGCTGGATGCTTTTTTCCAGTCCCTGCGGAAAAAGGTGAAGATTGGTGTGGTGGGAGGGTCAGACTACTGCAAGATTGCAGAACAGTTGGGTGATGGAGATGAAG TAATCCACAAGTATGACTACGTGTTTGCTGAGAATGGAACGGTGCAATACAAAGATGGCAAGCTCCTCTCCAAACAG GCTATTCAGAACCAACTGGGAGAGGAGCTTCTGCAGGATCTCATCAACTTCTGTCTGCGCTACATGGGACTGATCAAACTGCCCAAGAAAAG GGGCACTTTTATTGAGTTTCGCAACGGAATGCTGAACATTTCTCCCATTGGAAGAAGCTGTACTCCAGAGGAGCGCCTTGAGTTCTCTGAAATTGACAAG agagagaaaatccgGGAGAAGTTTGTGCAAGCCCTTCAGGAGGAGTTTGCAGGAAAAGGACTGCGTTTCACCAGAG GCGGTCTGATCAGCTTTGATGTGTTCCCCGAGGGCTGGGACAAGAGGCTGTGTCTGCAGGTCCTGGAAGCCGAGGGCCTGGATGCCATCTACTTTTTTGGCAACGAAACAGATCTG GGTGGAAATGACTACGAGATCTTTGAGGACCCGCGCACCATCGGTTTCACTGTCTATTCTCCCAAGGACACGGCGAGGCTCTGTCAAGAGATCTTCTTCAACGCCCCTCCCAATGAATCATGA